From Corvus moneduloides isolate bCorMon1 chromosome 4, bCorMon1.pri, whole genome shotgun sequence, one genomic window encodes:
- the TMEM209 gene encoding transmembrane protein 209 codes for MTSNKSPDTSLIDLAVKMRKQAETRKVVLAWGLLNISVAGMIYTEMTGKLLSTYYNITCFPLWYIEFALAALFSLNALFDFWRYFTYTAAPTSLVTSPNQQIMGWLRKAAVQITPPREPAAKRVLSLTPSPPIQGQCVLSYSPSRSPSASPKFSGSCLSGYSPQLQALAGASPSHSTSVTYSPSSSYSKVSSFSHSPNGSPYSMSVGPVDSGGIRSHYRFSPILYNNSTYKDDCITDVKSLDTFLRNEEEKQHRVQLGSSDSSSPSSSPTFWNYSRSMADHAQILRKFQYQLACRSQAPSAHKDEADLSSKQAAEEVWARVTMNRQLLDHMDSWTAKFRNWINDTILVPLVDEMESVSTQLRRMGCPELQIGEASISSLKQAALVKAPLIPTLNALVQYLDLTPNQEYLVERIRELSQGGCMSSFRWNGGGDFKGRKWDTDLPTDSSILMHVFCTYLDSRLPPHPKYPDGKTFTSQHFIQTPDKPDTSNENVFCIYQSSINPPHYELIYECQVYSLPKGRNNMFHTLLMFLYIIKTKESGMLGRVNLGLSGVNVLWIFGE; via the exons ATGACGTCGAATAAGAGTCCAGACACTTCCCTCATCGACCTGGCTGTGAAGATGAGGAAACAGGCTGAGACCAGGAAGGTGGTGCTGGCCTGGGGACTCCTCAATATATCTGTAGCAGGCATGATCTACACTGAAAT gacTGGGAAACTCCTAAGCACATATTACAACATCACCTGCTTTCCACTCTGGTACATTG AATTTGCCCTGGCAGCCCTGTTCAGCCTCAATGCCTTGTTTGATTTCTGGAGGTACTTCACCTACACAGCAGCACCGACGAGCTTGGTCACGAGTCCCAACCAGCAGATCATGGGCTGGCTGCGCAAGGCAG CTGTCCAAATCACCCCTCCACGGGAGCCAGCAGCCAAGAGAGTGCTGTCCCTGACCCCTTCCCCACCGATCCAGGGGCAGTGTGTGCTGAGCTACAGCCCCTCCCgctctcccagtgccagccccaaGTTCTCTGGGAGTTGTCTCAGTGGATACAGCCCCCAGCTCCAAGCTCTGGCAGGGGCCAGCCCCTCTCACAGCACCTCTGTGACTTATTCACCCAGCAGCAGCTACAGTAAG GTTTCCAGCTTCAGCCACTCTCCCAATGGATCTCCGTATTCCATGAGCGTGGGACCTGTGGACAGCGGTGGGATAAGGTCTCACTACCGATTCTCCCCCATTCTGTACAACAATTCCACCTACAAAGACGACTGCATAACAGATGTCAAATCCCTGGACACCTTCCTGAGGAACGAGGAGGAGAAACAGCACCGAGTCCAATTAG GAAGCTCGGATTCCAGctctccctccagcagccccacgTTTTGGAACTACAGCCGGTCCATGGCAGACCATGCACAGATCCTGAGGAAGTTCCAGTATCAGTTGGCTTGCAGGTCCCAGGCTCCTTCTGCACACAAGGATGAAGCTGATCTGAGCTCAAAACAGGCTGCAGAAGAG GTTTGGGCACGGGTGACAATGAACCGACAGCTCCTGGATCACATGGATTCCTGGACTGCCAAATTCAGGAAT TGGAtcaatgacaccattctggtGCCACTTGTGGATGAGATGGAATCTGTGAGCACTCAGCTGAGGAGGATGGGCTGCCCAGAATTGCAGATTGGAG AAGCCAGCATCAGCAGCCTCAAACAGGCAGCGCTCGTGAAAGCTCCGCTCATCCCCACCCTGAACGCTCTGGTGCAGTACCTGGATCTCACCCCAAACCAGGAATATTTGGTGGAAAGGATCAGAG agctttcccagggAGGATGCATGAGCTCCTTCCGATGGAACGGAGGAGGGGATTTCAAAGGCCGGAAATGGGACACGGACCTTCCCACCGACTCCTCG ATCCTCATGCACGTGTTCTGCACTTACCTGGACTCCAGGCTCCCGCCTCACCCCAAGTATCCTGATGGCAAAACCTTCACTTCCCAACACTTCATCCAGACTCCGGATAAACCAG acACTTCAAATGAAAACGTGTTCTGCATCTACCAGAGCAGCATCAACCCACCCCACTACGAGCTGATCTACGAGTGCCAAGTCTACAGCCTGCCCAAG GGCAGGAACAACATGTTCCACACCTTGCTGATGTTCCTGTACATCATAAAGACGAAGGAATCTGGGATGTTGGG GCGTGTAAATCTGGGTTTATCGGGAGTCAACGTCCTGTGGATCTTTGGGGAATAA
- the LOC116442536 gene encoding putative cation exchanger C521.04c encodes MGAAPGGAHVRPRPLNSGGPGRTGTTAPGPAAVAMASDAEPGRRRRCCCAQDTPDVPKVPDSRGDSDGSRRGSLCDRHCAAINNVQGDLGELGCHLHRPCVPPAMSTPSCYQHHSEEVCESCVVKTTLTAENAVEANKLSNNYKFGFKKWKSHVTARPWEDRSEIVKELYSDLNVIRGSGGSTLTCGNVLYLLLFGWWLSLLYILVAAVMFVTVIGAPYGRLCWDLAGYFLWPFGKVIQKVEVPKSHQACKAGMGESSALLGGPTLHCWRPQCWAGTGYWHRASTVVWLCLGYPVLALAHGLVCVTAWLLIVLIPVAKLSARATSRVLLLPPERVLIRRLKMTEVPLEGEVILCCYRAANRYYYKYAVDGINVFAVNLLPLVLVTLVLGYADSPNHLTGSAVKFTLALLSIMPLSYYIGMAIASISAQSNFAVGAVVNATFGSITELTFYITALIKGSREGNRCYAEVVKSALTGTLVGCVLFVPGLCMVIGGIRHQEQRFNSRSAGVSSALLFLSVGGVFAPTLFSKVYGKLVCGECHNVTQNPLGHYLCHNCHFDLMDNNGTLYYSHVQPLVYTVSILLPAAYLIGLFFTLKTHTHIYDIHVSDCHMPGHHHSAVVHWSRWRALVILLLSTLCMAACADLATEHISPILTNSTISQYFIGVTVLAMVPELPEIVNGIQFALQNNLSLSIEIGNCIAVQVCMLQIPILVLFTIFYPTNFTLVFSDLHVYASMFSVVLMNYIFMDGKCDYFQGTVLVMVYFILLAVYFFAPSPSGC; translated from the exons ATGGGGGCGGCTCCCGGGGGCGCGCATGTCCGGCCCCGCCCGTTAAATTccggcgggccgggccggaccGGGACCACTGCCCCTGGGCCTGCTGCTGTCGCCATGGCCAGTGACGCTGAGCCCGGCCGtcgccgccgctgctgctgcgCGCAGGACACGCCGG ATGTTCCCAAGGTCCCGGATTCCCGCGGTGACAGCGATGGCTCCCGCCGGGGCTCCCTCTGCGACCGGCACTGCGCTGCCATCAACAACGTGCAGGGTGAcctgggggagctgggctgccacCTGCaccgtccctgtgtccccccag CCATGTCCACCCCGTCCTGCTACCAGCACCACTCGGAGGAGGTGTGTGAGAGCTGCGTGGTGAAAACCACCCTGACGGCCGAGAACGCCGTGGAGGCCAACAAACTCTCCAACAACTACAAG tTTGGCTTCAAGAAATGGAAGAGCCACGTGACGGCACGGCCCTGGGAGGACCGATCGGAGATCGTTAAGGAGCTCTACTCTGACCTCAATGTCATCCGAGGCTCTGGAG GGTCCACGCTGACGTGTGGGAATGTCCTTTACCTGTTGCTCTTTGGCTGGTGGCTCTCACTCCTCTACATCCTCGTGGCTGCCGTGATGTTCGTCACCGTCATAGGGGCTCCTTATG GGCGGCTCTGCTGGGACCTGGCTGGGTATTTCCTCTGGCCCTTTGGCAAAGTGATCCAGAAAGTGGAG gtccccaaatcccaccaggCGTGCAAGGCTGGCATGGGggagagctcagccctgcttgGGGGTCCCACACTGCACTGCTGGCGCCCACAGTGCTGGGCAGGCACTGGATACTGG CACCGTGCCAGCACCGTGGtgtggctgtgcctgggctACCCGGTGCTGGCGCTGGCCCACGGGCTCGTGTGTGTCACTGCGTGGCTCCTCATCGTCCTCATCCCCGTGGCCAAGCTGAGCGCCCGCGCCACCTcccgtgtcctgctgctgcccccagAGCGGGTACTCATCCGGCGCCTGAAGATG ACAGAGGTGCCTCTGGAGGGGGAGGTGATTCTCTGCTGCTACCGTGCTGCCAACCGCTACTACTACAAATACGCCGTGGATGGCATCAATGTCTTCGCTGTCA ACCTGCTGCCCCTGGTGCTGGTGACGCTGGTGCTGGGCTACGCGGACAGCCCCAACCACCTGACCGGCTCCGCCGTCAAGTTCACCTTGGCCCTGCTCTCCATCATGCCCCTCTCCTACTACATCGGGATGGCCATTGCCAG caTCTCAGCCCAGAGCAACTTCGCGGTGGGGGCGGTGGTGAACGCCACGTTCGGCTCCATCACCGAGCTCACCTTCTACATCACCGCCCTCATCAAGGGCTCGCGTGAGGGCAACCGCTGCTACGCCGAGGTGGTCAAGTCGGCGTTGACAGGGACGCTGGTGGGCTGTGTCCTCTTTGTCCCG GGTCTGTGCATGGTGATCGGGGGCATCCGGCACCAGGAGCAGCGGTTCAACAGCCGCTCTGCAGGCgtcagctcagccctgctcttcctctctgTGGGAG gtgtCTTTGCCCCGACGCTCTTCTCCAAGGTGTATGGGAAGCTGGTCTGTGGCGAGTGCCACAACGTCACCCAGAACCCTCTGGGCCACTACCTCTGCCACAACTGTCACTTCGACCTG ATGGACAACAACGGCACCCTCTACTACAGCCACGTCCA ACCCCTGGTGTACACAGTGtccatcctgctccctgctgcctaCCTCATCGGGCTCTTCTTCACCCTCAAAACCCACACACACATCTATGACATCCACGTCAGCGACTGTCACA tgCCTGGCCACCACCACAGCGCCGTGGTCCACTGGTCCCGCTGGCGGGCTCTGGTCATCCTCCTGCTCTCCACCCTGTGCATGGCGGCCTGTGCCGACCTGGCCACGGAGCACATCAGCCCCATCCTCACCAACTCCACCATCTCGCAG TACTTCATCGGTGTCACCGTGCTGGCGATGGTGCCTGAGCTGCCAGAGATTGTCAACGGCATCCAGTTTGCCCTGCAGAACAACCTGAGCTTGAG caTCGAGATTGGGAACTGCATCGCGGTGCAGGTCTGCATGCTCCAGATCCCCATCCTGGTGCTCTTCACCATCTTCTAC CCGACCAACTTCACGCTCGTCTTCAGTGACCTCCACGTCTACGCCAGCATGTTCAGCGTGGTGCTCATGAACTACATCTTCATGGATGGCAAATGTGACTATTTCCAAG GCACAGTGCTGGTGATGGTTTACTTCATCCTCCTGGCCGTGTATTTCTTCGCCCCCTCGCCCAGTGGCTGCTGA
- the KLHDC10 gene encoding kelch domain-containing protein 10, whose translation MSAAAAARDGLGEGAGGATGGGDGGGGGILNRFVQLPGRPRAAGHRCPPARSGHRCVADSSNLYVFGGYNPDYDESGGPENEDYPLFRELWRYNFATDTWHQMGTEGYMPRELASMSLVLHGNNLLVFGGTGIPFGESNGNDVHVCNVKYKRWALLSCRGKKPNRIYGQAMAIINGCLYVFGGTTGYIYSTDLHKLDLNTREWTQLKPNNMSCDMPEERYRHEIAHDGQRIYILGGGTSWTAYSLDKIHAYNLETNTWEEITTKPHEKVGFPAARRCHSCVQIKNDVFVCGGYNGEVILGDVWKLNLQTFQWVKLPAAMPEPVYFHCAAVTPAGCMYVHGGVVNIHENKRTGSLFKMWLVVPSLLELCWEKLLESFPQLATLSRSQLLHLGLTQGLVERLK comes from the exons ATGtcggcggcggccgcggcccgggACGGGCTCGGGGAGGGCGCGGGCGGCGCCACGGGAggcggcgatggcggcgggGGAGGGATCCTGAACCGCTTTGTGCAGCTGCCGGGCAGACCGCGGGCGGCGG gcCACCGGTGCCCCCCAGCCAGGAGCGGCCATCGCTGCGTGGCCGACAGTTCCAACCTCTACGTGTTCGGAGGGTACAATCCCGACTACGATGAGTCCGGAGGGCCAGAGAACGAGGACTACCCCCTCTTCAGGGAGCTCTGGAGGTACAACTTTGCCACAGACACCTGGCATCAGATGGGCACCGAAGGCTACATGCCCAGGGAGCTGGCTTCCATGTCAC tTGTTTTACATGGCAACAACCTCCTGGTTTTTGGGGGCACCGGGATCCCCTTTGGAGAGAGCAATGGGAACGATGTCCACGTGTGCAATGTCAAGTACAAGAGatgggctctgctcagctgccGTGGCAAGAAACCCAACCGCATCTACGGCCAG GCCATGGCCATCATCAATGGGTGTCTCTACGTGTTTGGAGGAACAACTGGGTACATCTACAGCACCGACCTCCACAAGCTGGACCTCAACACTCGGGAATGGACCCAGCTGAAGCCAAACAATATGTCCTGTGACATGCCAGAGGAGAG GTACAGACATGAAATTGCTCATGACGGTCAACGGATTTATATCCTGggaggtggaacttcctggaCAGCTTATTCCTTGGATAAG aTCCATGCCTACAACCTGGAAACCAACACCTGGGAGGAGATCACCACAAAACCTCACGAGAAAGTCG GCTTCCCAGCAGCCAGAAGATGCCACAGCTGTGTCCAGATAAAAAATG ATGTGTTCGTTTGCGGAGGCTACAACGGAGAGGTGATTCTGGGAGATGTTTGGAAGCTGAACCTCCAAACTTTCCAGTGGGTCAAGCTCCCAGCTGCGATGCCAGAGCCTGTGTACTTccactgtgctgctgtcaccCCA GCTGGCTGCATGTACGTCCACGGAGGAGTGGTCAACATCCACGAAAACAAACGGACTGGTTCCCTGTTCAAAATGTGGCTGGTGGTGCCCAGCCTGCTGGAACTGTGCTGGGAGAAGCTCCTGGAATCTTTCCCTCAGCTAGCAACTCTCTCCAGATCCCAGCTTTTGCACCTTGGACTGACGCAGGGACTTGTTGAGCGACTAAAATGA